In Panacibacter ginsenosidivorans, the following proteins share a genomic window:
- a CDS encoding 3-hydroxyacyl-CoA dehydrogenase family protein yields the protein MKNVSVVGAGTMGNGIAHVFAQSGFTVTLIDVNAAQLEKAIQIITKNLDRQIAKGTLTETQKQSALANINTQTDIAAGVQNAELVIEAATENVDLKLKIFKQVDEAAPASTILASNTSSISITKIAAVTKRPQLVIGMHFMNPVPVMKLVEIINGYATAKEVTAAIVDLSKQLGKVPCVVNDFPGFIANKILMPMINEAIYSLYEGIAGVEAIDTIMKLGMAHPMGPLQLADFIGLDVCHSILNVLYEGFGNPKYAPCPLLVNMVVAGKFGVKSGEGFYTYTAGSKDLLVSERFR from the coding sequence ATGAAAAACGTTTCAGTCGTAGGTGCAGGTACCATGGGCAATGGCATTGCACATGTATTTGCACAAAGTGGTTTTACCGTTACACTTATTGATGTGAATGCAGCACAATTAGAAAAAGCTATACAAATCATTACAAAAAATTTAGACAGGCAAATTGCCAAAGGGACACTAACAGAAACACAAAAGCAATCTGCATTAGCAAACATAAACACGCAAACAGATATTGCTGCGGGTGTACAAAATGCAGAGCTTGTGATAGAAGCCGCGACAGAAAATGTTGATTTGAAACTAAAAATTTTTAAACAGGTTGATGAAGCTGCACCTGCATCAACAATACTTGCATCAAATACATCTTCAATATCCATAACAAAAATTGCTGCGGTAACAAAAAGGCCGCAATTGGTTATAGGCATGCATTTCATGAACCCTGTGCCGGTAATGAAACTGGTAGAGATCATTAATGGTTATGCAACTGCAAAAGAAGTAACAGCTGCAATTGTTGATTTAAGTAAACAGTTAGGTAAAGTACCTTGTGTGGTTAATGATTTTCCCGGATTTATCGCCAATAAGATATTGATGCCGATGATCAACGAAGCAATCTACAGTTTATACGAAGGCATTGCTGGTGTTGAAGCGATTGATACAATTATGAAATTGGGCATGGCTCACCCGATGGGTCCTTTGCAGCTTGCAGATTTTATAGGCCTTGATGTTTGCCACAGTATTCTGAATGTTTTATATGAAGGTTTTGGCAATCCTAAATATGCGCCATGTCCGTTACTGGTAAATATGGTAGTTGCGGGTAAATTTGGTGTAAAAAGCGGCGAAGGCTTTTATACTTACACGGCAGGTAGCAAAGACCTTCTGGTAAGTGAAAGGTTCAGGTAA
- a CDS encoding thioredoxin family protein, protein MRKMAAFIFSTLSFLLTTTIVTAQLRSYEISTDAENGSKVLKGLLTRADIQNDTAFKWFNDNMKLGQVNAAAVDAFKKHQQGIQLVVFGGTWCEDTQNLLPVFYRLIDKSNFPDSSITLIGVDRPKTTLYNLHKAFNVTKAPTFIVLKDGKEVGRVEEYGKYGQIDKELGEIVASIQ, encoded by the coding sequence ATGAGAAAAATGGCAGCCTTCATTTTTAGTACACTTTCTTTTCTATTAACCACGACAATAGTTACTGCACAACTACGCAGCTATGAAATAAGTACGGATGCAGAAAATGGCTCTAAGGTTTTAAAAGGCCTGTTAACGAGGGCTGATATACAAAATGATACTGCATTCAAATGGTTCAATGATAATATGAAACTAGGCCAGGTAAACGCAGCCGCTGTTGATGCTTTTAAAAAGCATCAACAGGGTATACAGTTGGTTGTATTTGGTGGTACCTGGTGTGAAGACACACAAAATCTGTTGCCGGTATTTTACAGGCTGATTGATAAAAGCAATTTCCCTGACAGCAGTATTACTCTTATTGGCGTTGACCGGCCTAAAACAACACTTTATAATCTGCACAAAGCTTTTAATGTAACAAAGGCACCTACGTTTATTGTTTTAAAAGATGGTAAAGAAGTTGGCCGTGTTGAGGAATATGGAAAATATGGCCAGATAGATAAAGAACTTGGAGAGATTGTTGCTTCTATACAATAA
- the rsfS gene encoding ribosome silencing factor, which produces METLSLLANRKKPGLTRLTRNSKIFKSIITAIQQKKGEQIVSLDLRKIPEAVADFFVICQATSNTQVKAIADNIEDVVKKNCGENPYKHEGQQASQWILIDYVNIVVHVMQPETRKFYKLEEMWSDAALTEHNDG; this is translated from the coding sequence TTGGAAACTTTATCTCTTTTGGCCAACCGTAAAAAACCAGGTTTAACGAGGCTTACCAGGAACTCAAAAATTTTCAAATCCATTATCACTGCTATCCAACAGAAGAAGGGAGAACAGATTGTATCGCTCGATCTGAGAAAAATACCGGAAGCGGTGGCAGATTTTTTTGTCATTTGCCAGGCTACCAGCAACACACAGGTAAAAGCAATAGCAGATAATATTGAAGATGTGGTAAAGAAGAATTGTGGTGAAAACCCTTACAAGCATGAAGGCCAGCAAGCTTCTCAATGGATACTGATCGACTACGTAAACATTGTGGTGCACGTAATGCAACCCGAAACAAGAAAATTCTACAAGCTGGAAGAAATGTGGAGCGATGCAGCTTTAACAGAGCATAATGACGGATAA
- a CDS encoding 2-hydroxyacid dehydrogenase: MKITFFSTQPYDKEFFNRYNDSFGFQLDFFEIELNAQTVHLVDKSDAVCVFVNDIVSETVIAQLSIKNVKVIALRCAGFNNVDLAAAKQHNINICRVPAYSPQAVAEHAVALILTLNRKTHKAYNRVREQNFSLNGLLGFDLYGKTVGVIGTGNIGKAFCRIMQGFGCKVLAFDIIANKELEASGVQFVPLIELLQQSDIVSLHCPLNEQTKHIISSDTIQMMKPGVMLINTSRGALIDTTAVITALKSGQIAYLGIDVYEQEEHIFFRDLSATVIEDDTIQRLMSFSNVLVTAHQAFFTKEALTQITLTTLRNVDELLKTNNLSARSALLV; the protein is encoded by the coding sequence ATGAAGATCACTTTCTTTTCTACACAACCATACGATAAAGAATTCTTTAACCGGTATAATGACAGTTTTGGTTTTCAACTTGATTTTTTTGAAATAGAGTTAAACGCACAGACCGTTCACCTGGTAGATAAATCAGATGCTGTTTGTGTTTTTGTTAATGATATTGTGAGCGAAACTGTAATTGCGCAACTGTCTATAAAAAATGTAAAGGTTATTGCACTGAGATGTGCTGGGTTTAATAATGTTGATCTTGCGGCAGCAAAACAACACAATATAAATATTTGCCGGGTTCCTGCTTATTCTCCGCAGGCAGTGGCAGAGCATGCTGTGGCATTGATACTTACACTCAACCGTAAAACACACAAAGCATATAATCGCGTACGTGAACAGAATTTTTCTTTAAATGGGCTGCTGGGTTTTGATCTTTATGGTAAAACAGTAGGCGTGATTGGTACCGGTAACATTGGTAAGGCTTTTTGCCGTATTATGCAGGGATTTGGTTGTAAAGTTTTGGCATTTGATATTATTGCCAATAAAGAACTGGAAGCGTCTGGGGTGCAGTTTGTGCCGCTGATAGAATTGCTTCAGCAATCAGATATTGTTTCTTTGCATTGCCCGCTGAATGAGCAAACAAAACATATCATCAGCAGCGATACGATACAAATGATGAAACCTGGTGTAATGCTTATCAATACCAGCAGAGGGGCATTGATAGATACCACTGCTGTTATAACTGCGTTAAAGTCAGGTCAGATCGCGTATCTGGGAATTGATGTTTATGAACAGGAAGAGCATATTTTCTTTCGCGATCTTTCTGCCACAGTTATTGAAGATGACACTATACAAAGGCTCATGAGCTTTTCCAATGTATTGGTTACAGCACACCAGGCATTCTTTACAAAAGAAGCACTTACGCAAATTACTTTAACTACGCTGCGCAATGTGGATGAGCTGCTCAAAACAAACAATTTATCCGCCAGATCTGCGTTATTGGTGTAG
- a CDS encoding MerR family transcriptional regulator, whose protein sequence is MQQLDLFAGIQEPPSPKQAEKKAIDTAVEEIKVLQEIESLPEKEEVAVVPEFIPVEKVAVVENVPSIPNGSKRGRKSFKEMDAEIVMVEVPDDDILFQKQYYAISEVAKWFHVNQSLLRYWENEFSVLKPRKTRKGDRLFRPEDVKNLQLIYYLLRQRKFSIEGARQYLKDNKKKADTQMQLIQSLTKFRAFLLEWKANLGV, encoded by the coding sequence ATGCAACAGTTAGATCTATTTGCAGGTATACAGGAGCCACCATCGCCAAAACAAGCAGAGAAAAAAGCTATTGATACTGCTGTTGAAGAAATAAAAGTGCTGCAGGAAATTGAATCTTTACCTGAAAAGGAAGAGGTAGCTGTTGTTCCTGAATTTATTCCTGTTGAAAAAGTTGCTGTGGTGGAGAATGTTCCATCAATACCAAACGGAAGTAAACGTGGCAGGAAATCTTTCAAAGAAATGGATGCAGAAATTGTAATGGTTGAAGTGCCGGATGATGATATTCTTTTTCAAAAACAGTATTATGCTATAAGCGAGGTGGCAAAATGGTTTCATGTAAATCAATCTTTACTGCGTTATTGGGAAAATGAGTTTTCTGTTTTAAAACCACGCAAAACAAGAAAGGGAGACAGGCTTTTCAGGCCTGAAGATGTAAAAAATTTACAATTGATCTATTACCTGCTGCGCCAAAGAAAATTTTCTATTGAAGGTGCAAGACAATATTTAAAGGACAATAAAAAGAAGGCAGACACACAGATGCAGCTCATACAATCTTTAACAAAATTCAGGGCATTTCTTTTAGAATGGAAGGCTAATTTAGGGGTATGA
- a CDS encoding LutC/YkgG family protein: MKVSASKEKILKKIRQALATPVPVPFPQSEGNDSVFQPATEDPEITFAENFTNLQGRFSYCLNELELVKQLKELCATRKWDNIFCNDSALREILSKNGFIVNYSNDLPNCDASITDCEFLVARTGSIMLSSTQQSGRTVSVYAPVHICIAYTDQLVYDIKDALLKVKEKYSEQLPSLITLATGPSRTADIEKTLVVGVHGPKEVFCFLIEHS, translated from the coding sequence ATGAAAGTATCCGCTTCAAAAGAAAAAATATTAAAAAAAATAAGACAGGCATTGGCAACACCAGTGCCTGTTCCGTTTCCGCAAAGTGAAGGCAACGACAGCGTATTTCAACCTGCGACAGAAGACCCGGAAATAACATTTGCAGAAAATTTTACCAATCTGCAGGGAAGATTTTCTTATTGCCTGAATGAGTTGGAATTAGTAAAGCAGTTAAAAGAGTTATGTGCAACACGCAAATGGGACAATATTTTTTGTAACGATTCAGCACTGCGTGAAATACTTTCAAAAAACGGTTTTATTGTCAACTACAGCAATGACCTTCCTAATTGTGATGCTTCTATAACGGATTGCGAATTCCTGGTTGCAAGAACCGGCAGCATTATGCTAAGCAGTACACAGCAAAGTGGCCGAACAGTAAGTGTATATGCACCCGTGCATATTTGTATTGCTTATACAGATCAACTGGTATACGATATAAAAGATGCATTGCTTAAAGTAAAAGAAAAATATTCTGAACAACTACCTTCTCTCATAACTTTGGCTACAGGCCCCAGCAGAACCGCTGATATAGAAAAAACGTTGGTTGTTGGTGTGCATGGCCCCAAAGAAGTTTTTTGCTTTTTGATTGAACACTCATAA
- a CDS encoding gamma-glutamylcyclotransferase family protein: protein MKQDQHHLFVYGSLRKGFHHAVHQYISKYFSFVCNGKIKGTLSDMGEYPAATPCEEEHYIIGELYVINNEDEFNWAIEQLDEYEGLFPEEDEGEKVLFQREMTTVFADTGDIKHAWVYWYNGDISGRPVIASGDVMQYIREKYKQST from the coding sequence ATGAAACAGGATCAACACCATTTATTTGTGTATGGCTCTCTGCGCAAAGGATTTCATCATGCTGTGCACCAATATATCAGCAAGTACTTTTCTTTTGTGTGCAATGGAAAAATTAAAGGTACCCTGAGTGATATGGGAGAATACCCGGCAGCTACTCCATGTGAAGAAGAGCATTATATTATCGGTGAGTTATATGTCATCAATAATGAAGATGAATTTAACTGGGCTATAGAGCAGCTTGACGAATATGAAGGTTTGTTCCCGGAAGAAGATGAAGGGGAAAAGGTGTTATTCCAAAGAGAGATGACAACAGTTTTTGCCGACACCGGAGATATAAAGCATGCATGGGTTTATTGGTATAACGGAGATATTAGTGGCAGGCCAGTTATAGCTTCAGGAGATGTTATGCAATATATACGGGAGAAATACAAACAATCAACATGA
- the ftsH gene encoding ATP-dependent zinc metalloprotease FtsH produces MAQEDNKQKPGFPIRGNDDRGSKKPPRFSIYWVYALIAVILLGYQFFNPFNTVDSGSVSPLAFKDTMLAKGDVEKIDLVKNKEIVRIYIYSDSLKKPYYQDKLKKAVPASNTSPLFEFQVTDWESFNSDLNNFYKENPTVKQVPTKTINEGEWLGPVAQTILTVLFFIGLWVLLMRKVGGPAGGGGAGGIFSIGKSKAQLFDKGTKVNITFADVAGLDEAKVEVMEIVDFLKSPKKYTALGGKIPKGALLIGPPGTGKTLLAKAMAGEAQVPFFSLSGSDFVEMFVGVGASRVRDLFKQAREKAPCIIFIDEIDAIGRARGRNAIMSNDERENTLNQLLVEMDGFAGDAGIIILAATNRPDVLDSALLRPGRFDRQISIDKPDVKGREAIFKVHLKPIKISQTLDIHKLAEQTPGFAGADIANVCNEAALIAARKGKDAVDMSDFQDAIDRVIGGLEKKNKIILPEEKEIIAYHEAGHAICGWFLEHAYPLLKVTIVPRGTAALGYAQYTPKEQYLYNTDQLIDQICMTLGGRASEEIFFHKISTGASNDLQQITRMAYSMITVYGMNEKVGNVSFYDPTQENTFTKPYSEETGKLIDEEVRKLIDSAYERTKALLTERRVEVEKLAQELLKKEVLFQSDVEALIGKRPFEEKKLLDVDKNGTEEHHSGKGAVSEGVPPYDSGVSVPPMKAEG; encoded by the coding sequence ATGGCACAGGAAGATAATAAACAAAAGCCCGGGTTTCCAATCAGGGGTAACGATGACAGGGGATCAAAAAAACCCCCGCGTTTCAGTATATATTGGGTTTATGCATTAATAGCTGTTATATTACTGGGATACCAGTTCTTTAATCCTTTCAATACAGTAGACTCCGGAAGCGTTTCACCACTTGCCTTTAAAGATACCATGCTTGCAAAAGGTGATGTTGAAAAGATAGATCTTGTTAAAAACAAAGAGATTGTAAGAATATATATTTACAGTGATAGTCTCAAAAAACCTTATTACCAGGATAAACTTAAAAAAGCTGTTCCTGCAAGTAATACAAGCCCGTTATTCGAGTTTCAGGTTACAGATTGGGAAAGTTTCAACAGCGATCTAAATAATTTTTACAAAGAAAATCCAACCGTAAAGCAGGTTCCAACAAAAACGATTAATGAAGGTGAATGGCTGGGTCCGGTAGCACAAACTATCCTGACCGTATTATTTTTTATCGGCCTTTGGGTATTGCTGATGCGTAAAGTTGGTGGCCCTGCTGGTGGCGGTGGTGCCGGCGGTATATTCAGTATCGGTAAATCAAAAGCGCAGCTGTTTGATAAAGGCACTAAAGTAAACATTACGTTTGCAGATGTTGCCGGTTTGGATGAAGCCAAAGTTGAGGTGATGGAGATCGTTGATTTCCTCAAGAGCCCAAAAAAATATACTGCACTCGGTGGTAAAATTCCAAAAGGCGCATTACTTATTGGTCCTCCGGGTACTGGTAAAACATTGCTTGCAAAGGCTATGGCTGGTGAAGCACAAGTTCCTTTCTTCAGCCTCAGTGGTAGCGATTTCGTAGAGATGTTTGTAGGTGTGGGCGCAAGCCGTGTTCGCGACCTGTTTAAACAGGCGAGAGAAAAAGCACCTTGTATCATATTCATAGATGAGATTGATGCTATTGGCCGTGCACGTGGCCGTAATGCCATCATGAGCAATGACGAACGTGAAAATACATTGAACCAGTTACTGGTAGAAATGGATGGCTTTGCTGGTGATGCAGGCATCATCATTCTTGCGGCTACCAACAGGCCGGATGTATTGGATAGTGCGCTGCTTAGACCGGGGCGTTTTGACAGGCAAATTTCTATCGACAAACCTGATGTAAAAGGCCGTGAAGCGATCTTTAAAGTGCATTTGAAACCAATCAAAATTTCTCAAACACTCGATATTCATAAACTGGCAGAACAAACACCTGGTTTTGCTGGTGCGGACATTGCCAACGTTTGTAATGAAGCTGCATTAATAGCAGCGCGAAAAGGAAAAGATGCTGTTGATATGAGCGATTTCCAGGATGCTATTGACCGTGTGATCGGTGGACTTGAAAAGAAAAATAAGATCATTCTTCCTGAAGAAAAGGAGATCATTGCATACCACGAAGCAGGCCATGCAATATGTGGCTGGTTCCTGGAACATGCTTATCCTTTACTGAAAGTAACTATTGTTCCAAGAGGTACGGCGGCCTTAGGTTATGCGCAGTACACACCAAAAGAGCAATATTTATATAACACAGATCAGCTTATCGATCAGATTTGCATGACGCTCGGTGGCCGTGCAAGCGAAGAGATATTCTTCCATAAGATCTCTACAGGTGCATCGAACGATCTGCAGCAGATAACACGTATGGCATATTCCATGATCACTGTATATGGCATGAACGAGAAAGTAGGTAATGTTAGTTTCTACGATCCTACACAGGAAAATACTTTTACCAAACCATACAGTGAAGAAACGGGTAAACTGATCGATGAAGAAGTAAGAAAATTAATTGACTCGGCATACGAAAGAACAAAAGCATTATTAACTGAACGCAGGGTTGAAGTAGAAAAACTGGCGCAGGAATTATTGAAGAAGGAAGTATTGTTTCAAAGTGACGTAGAAGCATTGATTGGCAAGCGCCCGTTTGAAGAGAAGAAACTACTTGATGTGGACAAGAACGGAACTGAAGAACATCATTCCGGCAAAGGCGCCGTTAGTGAAGGAGTACCGCCTTACGATAGCGGTGTTTCCGTTCCGCCAATGAAAGCAGAAGGGTAA
- a CDS encoding arsenate reductase ArsC, translated as MKKKLLFVCIENSNRSQMSQAFATIYGGNAVEAYSAGSKPSGVVNSKAIAAMKELGYDLNKHDSKSLKEVEKYAPFDVVVTMGCGDACPWMPAKQFIDWQIPDPKHMEPAEFNIVRDFIAGKVKDLLAILNIPVQTITT; from the coding sequence ATGAAAAAGAAATTACTTTTTGTTTGTATAGAGAACAGCAACCGTTCTCAAATGAGCCAGGCATTTGCAACAATCTATGGAGGCAATGCTGTAGAAGCTTACAGTGCAGGATCAAAACCATCTGGTGTTGTAAATTCAAAAGCTATTGCAGCAATGAAAGAACTGGGTTATGATCTTAATAAACATGATTCAAAATCTTTAAAGGAAGTAGAAAAGTATGCGCCATTTGATGTAGTTGTAACAATGGGTTGTGGCGATGCATGCCCCTGGATGCCTGCAAAACAATTTATTGACTGGCAGATACCAGACCCCAAACACATGGAGCCTGCTGAATTTAATATAGTGAGAGATTTTATTGCAGGTAAGGTTAAAGATCTGCTGGCAATATTGAACATACCTGTGCAAACAATAACTACATAA
- a CDS encoding UDP-2,3-diacylglucosamine diphosphatase: protein MNIPEGKKIYFISDFHLGIPDYASSLVREKKIVAFLEAARKDAAEIFLLGDMFDFWYEYKTVIPKGYVRILGKLAEITDSGIPVHFFVGNHDMWMAGYFEKELNIPVYYEPNIFEWNDKRFYIGHGDGLGPGDHKYKMLKKIFRSRFCQWLFGQLHPTWGIGLANYFSGKSRIKTMQSDKIFLGEEKEWLIVFCREVLAKEHFDFFIFGHRHFPLDFQLSSHSRYINLGDWIRDFTYAYFDGSELYLKKWEE from the coding sequence ATGAATATTCCTGAAGGTAAAAAAATATATTTCATTTCTGATTTTCACCTGGGAATACCTGATTATGCAAGCAGTCTTGTTCGTGAAAAAAAAATTGTTGCTTTCCTTGAAGCAGCAAGAAAAGATGCTGCTGAAATATTTTTGCTTGGAGATATGTTTGATTTCTGGTATGAATATAAAACTGTTATTCCCAAAGGTTATGTACGCATTCTTGGAAAGCTTGCAGAAATAACTGACAGCGGTATACCGGTTCATTTCTTTGTGGGCAATCATGATATGTGGATGGCAGGCTATTTTGAAAAGGAACTCAATATTCCCGTTTATTATGAACCTAATATATTTGAATGGAACGACAAACGTTTTTATATAGGTCACGGCGATGGTCTTGGGCCAGGTGATCATAAATATAAAATGCTGAAGAAAATTTTTCGAAGCAGGTTTTGCCAGTGGCTCTTTGGCCAGTTACATCCCACATGGGGCATTGGACTGGCAAATTATTTTAGTGGTAAGAGTCGCATCAAGACCATGCAGAGCGATAAAATATTTTTGGGCGAAGAAAAGGAATGGCTGATCGTTTTTTGCAGGGAAGTATTGGCAAAAGAACATTTTGATTTTTTCATTTTCGGCCATCGCCACTTTCCATTAGACTTTCAATTAAGCAGCCATAGCCGTTATATAAATCTTGGCGATTGGATACGTGATTTTACTTACGCATATTTTGATGGCAGTGAATTATACCTGAAAAAATGGGAAGAGTAA
- a CDS encoding mechanosensitive ion channel family protein, with amino-acid sequence MNDILQLKILNNTVQLYIEVFGFILVVLIIKRIISKYLAGLLFRLFTKKEKQFRRQAFIDLIVSPLDAFFITFIIVITLDKLAMPEILQVKIYKATTKDLLDGIASIALIITFIRLCIRFVKYAAMIFEEKANLTADQSDNQLVIFFRDFFKVLLYILGIMLLLRFTFHYDISKLVTGLSIVGAAIALATKESLENLIASFIIFFDKPFTTGDLVKVQGFTGNVEKIGLRSTRIRTDHKTFITVPNKQMVDTILDNITLRTQRRAEVKLEIDLSAGIEQLRKIIPAIKTLLQKDTIENSTVFLSDTGKNAHIISIEYFTTMQQNISEFNALREEINFAVIELLNKNGVELAAANTDVVVKQKE; translated from the coding sequence ATGAACGATATTCTTCAGTTAAAGATCTTAAACAATACCGTACAACTCTATATTGAGGTATTTGGGTTTATATTAGTTGTGCTGATCATTAAAAGAATCATATCCAAATATCTCGCAGGTTTATTGTTTAGGCTTTTCACCAAAAAGGAAAAGCAATTCCGGAGACAGGCATTTATTGATCTGATCGTTTCCCCGCTGGATGCATTTTTCATTACGTTCATAATTGTAATTACACTCGACAAACTGGCAATGCCGGAAATTCTTCAAGTCAAGATATATAAAGCAACGACAAAAGACCTGCTGGATGGAATTGCAAGCATAGCGCTGATCATTACATTTATAAGGTTGTGCATAAGATTTGTGAAATATGCTGCTATGATATTTGAAGAAAAGGCAAACCTTACTGCCGACCAGAGCGATAATCAATTGGTTATTTTTTTCCGGGACTTTTTCAAAGTGCTGCTCTATATACTTGGTATCATGTTACTGTTGCGCTTTACTTTTCATTACGACATTAGCAAACTGGTTACAGGTTTAAGTATTGTAGGGGCGGCAATAGCACTTGCCACAAAGGAAAGTCTTGAAAATCTTATCGCTTCTTTTATAATATTTTTCGATAAACCTTTTACTACCGGCGACCTTGTTAAAGTGCAGGGTTTTACAGGTAACGTGGAAAAGATCGGTTTACGCAGTACACGCATACGTACAGACCATAAGACTTTTATCACTGTTCCCAACAAGCAAATGGTTGATACTATTCTTGACAACATAACATTGCGCACACAAAGAAGAGCAGAAGTAAAACTGGAAATAGACCTATCCGCAGGTATTGAGCAATTAAGAAAAATAATTCCGGCGATAAAAACGTTGCTGCAAAAAGATACAATAGAGAACAGTACCGTATTTCTAAGCGATACAGGAAAAAATGCACACATTATTTCTATTGAATATTTCACTACTATGCAACAAAACATAAGCGAGTTTAATGCCCTACGGGAAGAGATCAATTTTGCCGTAATAGAATTGCTGAATAAAAATGGGGTAGAACTTGCAGCTGCAAACACCGACGTTGTAGTAAAGCAAAAAGAGTAA